From a region of the Jatrophihabitans endophyticus genome:
- a CDS encoding DHA2 family efflux MFS transporter permease subunit, producing MRTSSRWVALVVLCVAELLVSIDNTIVNVALPSLARQLSASTSGLQWIVDAYTLVFTGLLLVGGHLGDRLGRRRALLVGLVGFGAVSVGAATTDSLAGLVSARAVMGAFAALIFPATLAIVTNIFTETRERVAAVGIWSAVAGVAVAVGPVSGGWLLEHFSWHSVFWVNVPLAAVAVLATVRWVPESRAPHAGGFDLGGVVLSVAGLTTLVWTVIEGPHHGWTSGASLAGFTAAAALLALFMVHERRVVAPVLDVTLFANRRFSAAAGAISVAFFGLFGFIFLVTQYFQAVKGYGTLAAGVRTLPFAIVIGALSPVALQVAQRIGTTVVVTGGLVLMSGGFALASTAQADSPFFGRIIASMVLMAAGLALVSGPATEAIMGALPLHQAGAGSAVNDTTRELGGTLGVAVLGSVLASLYASRVSDTAAALPSGVRDTVRSSVVGGLDAAAARRDAGLADAVRQAFLAGMHDASLVAAGATLVGAAIVAVALPARARPAQDAPPVPLAV from the coding sequence ATGAGGACCTCGTCGCGCTGGGTCGCCCTGGTGGTGCTGTGCGTTGCCGAACTGCTGGTGAGCATCGACAACACCATCGTCAACGTCGCACTGCCGAGCCTGGCCCGGCAGCTGTCGGCGTCGACCTCGGGGCTGCAGTGGATCGTCGACGCCTACACGCTGGTGTTCACCGGGCTGCTGCTCGTCGGTGGACATCTCGGCGACCGGCTCGGCCGCCGCCGCGCGCTGCTCGTCGGGCTGGTCGGGTTCGGTGCCGTCTCCGTCGGGGCCGCCACCACCGACTCGCTGGCCGGGCTCGTCTCGGCCCGTGCGGTCATGGGCGCGTTCGCGGCGCTGATCTTCCCGGCCACGCTGGCGATCGTCACGAACATCTTCACCGAGACGAGGGAACGGGTCGCCGCCGTCGGCATCTGGAGCGCGGTGGCCGGCGTCGCCGTCGCCGTCGGCCCGGTCAGCGGCGGCTGGCTGCTGGAGCACTTCAGCTGGCACTCGGTCTTCTGGGTGAACGTCCCGCTCGCGGCGGTCGCCGTCCTCGCGACGGTGCGCTGGGTGCCCGAGTCGCGCGCCCCGCACGCCGGCGGCTTCGACCTGGGCGGCGTCGTGCTGTCCGTGGCAGGTCTGACCACGCTGGTGTGGACGGTGATCGAGGGACCCCACCACGGCTGGACGTCCGGAGCGAGCCTGGCCGGCTTCACCGCCGCCGCCGCGTTGCTGGCCCTCTTCATGGTCCACGAGCGCCGCGTCGTCGCGCCGGTGCTCGACGTCACGCTCTTCGCGAACCGCCGGTTCAGCGCCGCCGCCGGCGCCATCTCGGTCGCGTTCTTCGGACTCTTCGGCTTCATCTTCCTGGTCACCCAGTACTTCCAGGCGGTCAAGGGCTACGGGACGCTGGCGGCGGGGGTGCGCACGCTGCCGTTCGCGATCGTCATCGGCGCGCTGTCGCCCGTCGCGCTGCAGGTCGCCCAGCGCATCGGCACGACGGTCGTCGTGACCGGCGGCCTGGTGCTGATGTCGGGTGGTTTCGCACTGGCCAGCACGGCGCAGGCCGACTCGCCGTTCTTCGGTCGCATCATCGCCTCGATGGTGCTCATGGCGGCCGGGCTGGCGCTGGTGAGCGGGCCGGCCACCGAGGCCATCATGGGTGCCCTGCCGCTGCACCAGGCCGGCGCCGGCTCGGCCGTCAACGACACCACCCGCGAGCTGGGCGGCACGCTGGGCGTCGCCGTGCTCGGCTCGGTGCTCGCGTCGTTGTACGCGAGCCGGGTGTCCGACACCGCCGCGGCGCTGCCCTCGGGCGTCCGCGACACGGTGCGCTCCTCGGTCGTCGGCGGGCTGGACGCCGCCGCCGCGCGGCGTGACGCCGGGCTGGCCGACGCGGTCCGGCAGGCGTTCCTCGCCGGGATGCACGACGCGTCGCTGGTCGCGGCCGGCGCCACGCTGGTCGGCGCGGCGATCGTCGCGGTGGCCCTGCCCGCCCGCGCCCGTCCGGCGCAGGACGCCCCGCCGGTTCCGCTCGCCGTCTGA